The following are from one region of the Fibrobacter sp. genome:
- the carA gene encoding glutamine-hydrolyzing carbamoyl-phosphate synthase small subunit: MNDKFNWKAKRERKAFLALADGTVFHGYAFGDAKDTVGEAVFNTGMAGYKQILTDPSYAGQFVVFTTAEVGAYSAKSEKSESRQVFLNGIVINDLCDASENVGEESLDTYMKAQKKPGIAGVDTRALTLHLRDNGAQKAYLHVENFDMSEADAVQKAKEWIGLDGQDYASVVSDPNGYEFSTEGKYNVVALDFGIKTNILRDLASQDMKVTVMPINTTFEQIQAKNPDGVFLSNGPADPNSLPQVAALVKQLLGKYPLMGICLGNQLLGLALGAKVSKLKFGHHGCNHPVKYLKTGAVEITSQNHNYAIDETSLPANVEVTHINLNDNTVEGIRCKDVPAFSVQYHPESAPGPNDSYYLFEEFKKMIEEFKK, encoded by the coding sequence ATGAACGATAAATTCAATTGGAAGGCAAAGCGCGAGCGCAAGGCATTCTTGGCCTTGGCTGACGGCACGGTTTTTCATGGCTACGCATTTGGCGACGCCAAGGACACCGTAGGCGAAGCTGTGTTCAACACGGGCATGGCTGGTTACAAGCAGATTCTTACCGACCCCTCCTACGCAGGTCAGTTCGTGGTGTTCACCACCGCTGAAGTGGGCGCCTACTCCGCCAAGAGCGAAAAGTCCGAATCCCGTCAGGTCTTCTTGAACGGAATCGTCATCAACGACCTTTGCGACGCTTCCGAAAACGTGGGCGAAGAATCCCTGGACACCTACATGAAGGCCCAGAAGAAGCCTGGCATTGCTGGTGTCGATACCCGCGCCCTCACGCTGCACCTCCGCGACAACGGCGCCCAGAAGGCTTACCTCCATGTCGAGAATTTTGACATGAGCGAGGCCGACGCGGTTCAAAAAGCGAAGGAATGGATTGGCCTGGATGGCCAGGACTATGCTTCTGTAGTCAGCGACCCTAACGGTTACGAATTCTCTACCGAGGGCAAGTACAATGTGGTGGCCCTGGATTTCGGTATCAAGACCAACATCCTTCGCGACCTTGCAAGCCAGGACATGAAGGTGACCGTCATGCCCATCAACACTACCTTCGAGCAGATTCAGGCTAAGAATCCCGATGGCGTGTTCCTTTCCAACGGTCCTGCCGATCCCAACTCTCTGCCCCAGGTTGCAGCTCTCGTAAAACAGCTCCTTGGCAAGTATCCTCTCATGGGCATCTGCCTGGGTAACCAGCTCCTGGGTCTCGCCTTGGGCGCCAAGGTTTCCAAGCTGAAGTTCGGCCATCACGGTTGCAACCATCCGGTTAAGTACCTGAAGACCGGCGCCGTGGAAATCACCAGCCAGAACCATAACTACGCCATCGACGAAACTAGCTTACCGGCCAATGTGGAAGTCACCCACATCAACCTGAACGACAACACCGTAGAAGGCATCCGCTGCAAGGACGTTCCTGCATTCAGCGTGCAGTACCATCCGGAATCCGCTCCGGGACCCAACGATTCCTACTACCTGTTCGAAGAATTTAAGAAGATGATCGAGGAATTTAAAAAGTAG